A genomic stretch from Acropora palmata chromosome 13, jaAcrPala1.3, whole genome shotgun sequence includes:
- the LOC141864582 gene encoding cytochrome P450 3A41-like isoform X2: MNIITLTVVYDVIDHKLKKITSSERDTTSMADPVQLSFDTSWSTWLAVIVSLLAYLYWKGLQRYNSLLGNSPLRGPRPLPWVGNLLDVFKYGGIHKMMLNYFYKYGRVYKMCIGRSPVIVVSDPEILKQILVKEFWKFPNRPPFAKPNPPMDAGLFVVRDEKWKRIRKTLTPTFTATKLKQIVPIIESSSEKLTSKLQKFAETGESVDVVNEFSLFALDIIMRAAFGLEADIQMNPDPVFVEKAKGVFKTPLWVRFFSMFPFWDYLSRYVSVLQNMDYFVMVAKDLLNQRKEHGFKGSKDLLQLMLKAHEEHTDGVSKLSDSEITAQSVTFLVAGFETTGSTLTSTAYFLATHPEVQDRLTREIDELIETSRDEPLYEMVQKAVYMDQVFSEVLRICSPGYTLFRECAEDTIDKGIRFPKGCDVNIPIYALHRDPELWRNPWEFNPDNFSLEAKEGRDQFAFLPFGVGPRQCIGIRLAMLEIKIGLLKILQRFKFEQAPETVKKLEHRAVLLMAPKETIFVKIKTR, from the exons ATGAATATTATTACATTGACCGTGGTTTATGATGTTATTGATCATAAACTAAAGAAAATCACTTCGAGCGAGCGTGACACAACAAGTATGGCCGATCCGGTACAGCTCTCCTTCGACACCAGTTGGTCAACTTGGCTTGCGGTAATCGTGAGCCTCCTAGCTTACCTTTACTGGAAAGGACTGCAACGGTATAACTCGCTCCTCGGTAACTCGCCCCTTCGAGGTCCTCGGCCGTTGCCATGGGTAGGAAATCTTTTGGATGTCTTTAAGTATGGTGGCATTCACAAAATGATGCTGAACTATTTTTACAAGTACGGACGCGTCTACAAGATGTGTATTGGGAGATCACCGGTCATTGTGGTCTCAGATCCCGAGATTCTCAAGCAAATTTTGGTGAAAGAGTTTTGGAAATTTCCCAATCGTCCACCTTTTGCAAAACCCAATCCACCGATGGACGCTGGACTCTTCGTGGTACGCGATGAAAAGTGGAAGCGCATTCGAAAGACGTTGACGCCGACTTTCACGGCAACTAAATTAAAGCAGATCGTTCCAATCATTGAGTCCTCGTCAGAGAAGCTAACgtcaaaactgcaaaaattcGCAGAAACGG gtgAAAGCGTGGATGTTGTCAACGAGTTCAGCTTATTTGCACTTGATATCATAATGAGGGCTGCATTTGGTCTGGAGGCCGACATTCAAATGAACCCTGATCCAGTATTTGTGGAAAAGGCCAAAGGAGTGTTCAAAACTCCTTTATGGGTCCGATTCTTCTCTATGTTTCCGTTCTGGGATTACCTAAGCAG GTACGTGAGTGTTCTGCAAAACATGGACTATTTTGTTATGGTTGCGAAAGATCTGCTAAATCAAAGGAAAGAACACGGCTTCAAAGGTTCAAAAGATCTGTTACAGCTGATGTTGAAGGCGCACGAGGAACACACAGACGGAGTCAGTAAACTTAGCGACAGTGAAATCACGGCTCAGTCGGTCACCTTTCTTGTAGCTGGCTTTGAAACCACAG GCAGCACTCTAACAAGCACAGCATACTTCCTCGCCACACACCCTGAGGTCCAAGATCGACTCACCCGTGAAATCGACGAGTTGATAGAAACCAGCAGGGATGAGCCCTTGTATGAGATGGTACAGAAAGCAGTGTACATGGACCAAGTCTTCTCTGAGGTGCTACGTATCTGTAGCCCAGGTTACACTCTTTTTCGAGAGTGCGCAGAGGATACCATCGATAAGGGCATCCGATTTCCTAAGGGCTGTGACGTCAACATTCCCATATACGCCTTGCATCGTGACCCAGAACTCTGGCGCAATCCCTGGGAATTCAATCCCGATAATTTCTCTCTAGAGGCAAAAGAGGGACGAGATCAATTCGCATTTCTGCCGTTTGGAGTCGGTCCCCGTCAATGCATCGGCATTCGGTTGGCCATGTTGGAGATCAAGATCGGTTTgctgaaaattttgcaaagattcaagtttgaaCAAGCACCAGAGACCGTGAAGAAATTGGAGCATCGTGCAGTGCTTCTCATGGCACCAAAGGAAACGATCTTCGTGAAGATAAAAACGCGCTAA
- the LOC141864582 gene encoding cytochrome P450 3A41-like isoform X1: MNIITLTVVYDVIDHKLKKITSSERDTTSMADPVQLSFDTSWSTWLAVIVSLLAYLYWKGLQRYNSLLGNSPLRGPRPLPWVGNLLDVFKYGGIHKMMLNYFYKYGRVYKMCIGRSPVIVVSDPEILKQILVKEFWKFPNRPPFAKPNPPMDAGLFVVRDEKWKRIRKTLTPTFTATKLKQIVPIIESSSEKLTSKLQKFAETGQCYATLPLADHNGGQIAGESVDVVNEFSLFALDIIMRAAFGLEADIQMNPDPVFVEKAKGVFKTPLWVRFFSMFPFWDYLSRYVSVLQNMDYFVMVAKDLLNQRKEHGFKGSKDLLQLMLKAHEEHTDGVSKLSDSEITAQSVTFLVAGFETTGSTLTSTAYFLATHPEVQDRLTREIDELIETSRDEPLYEMVQKAVYMDQVFSEVLRICSPGYTLFRECAEDTIDKGIRFPKGCDVNIPIYALHRDPELWRNPWEFNPDNFSLEAKEGRDQFAFLPFGVGPRQCIGIRLAMLEIKIGLLKILQRFKFEQAPETVKKLEHRAVLLMAPKETIFVKIKTR, translated from the exons ATGAATATTATTACATTGACCGTGGTTTATGATGTTATTGATCATAAACTAAAGAAAATCACTTCGAGCGAGCGTGACACAACAAGTATGGCCGATCCGGTACAGCTCTCCTTCGACACCAGTTGGTCAACTTGGCTTGCGGTAATCGTGAGCCTCCTAGCTTACCTTTACTGGAAAGGACTGCAACGGTATAACTCGCTCCTCGGTAACTCGCCCCTTCGAGGTCCTCGGCCGTTGCCATGGGTAGGAAATCTTTTGGATGTCTTTAAGTATGGTGGCATTCACAAAATGATGCTGAACTATTTTTACAAGTACGGACGCGTCTACAAGATGTGTATTGGGAGATCACCGGTCATTGTGGTCTCAGATCCCGAGATTCTCAAGCAAATTTTGGTGAAAGAGTTTTGGAAATTTCCCAATCGTCCACCTTTTGCAAAACCCAATCCACCGATGGACGCTGGACTCTTCGTGGTACGCGATGAAAAGTGGAAGCGCATTCGAAAGACGTTGACGCCGACTTTCACGGCAACTAAATTAAAGCAGATCGTTCCAATCATTGAGTCCTCGTCAGAGAAGCTAACgtcaaaactgcaaaaattcGCAGAAACGGGTCAGTGTTACGCAACCTTGCCATTGGCAGATCATAACGGAGGTCAGATTGCAG gtgAAAGCGTGGATGTTGTCAACGAGTTCAGCTTATTTGCACTTGATATCATAATGAGGGCTGCATTTGGTCTGGAGGCCGACATTCAAATGAACCCTGATCCAGTATTTGTGGAAAAGGCCAAAGGAGTGTTCAAAACTCCTTTATGGGTCCGATTCTTCTCTATGTTTCCGTTCTGGGATTACCTAAGCAG GTACGTGAGTGTTCTGCAAAACATGGACTATTTTGTTATGGTTGCGAAAGATCTGCTAAATCAAAGGAAAGAACACGGCTTCAAAGGTTCAAAAGATCTGTTACAGCTGATGTTGAAGGCGCACGAGGAACACACAGACGGAGTCAGTAAACTTAGCGACAGTGAAATCACGGCTCAGTCGGTCACCTTTCTTGTAGCTGGCTTTGAAACCACAG GCAGCACTCTAACAAGCACAGCATACTTCCTCGCCACACACCCTGAGGTCCAAGATCGACTCACCCGTGAAATCGACGAGTTGATAGAAACCAGCAGGGATGAGCCCTTGTATGAGATGGTACAGAAAGCAGTGTACATGGACCAAGTCTTCTCTGAGGTGCTACGTATCTGTAGCCCAGGTTACACTCTTTTTCGAGAGTGCGCAGAGGATACCATCGATAAGGGCATCCGATTTCCTAAGGGCTGTGACGTCAACATTCCCATATACGCCTTGCATCGTGACCCAGAACTCTGGCGCAATCCCTGGGAATTCAATCCCGATAATTTCTCTCTAGAGGCAAAAGAGGGACGAGATCAATTCGCATTTCTGCCGTTTGGAGTCGGTCCCCGTCAATGCATCGGCATTCGGTTGGCCATGTTGGAGATCAAGATCGGTTTgctgaaaattttgcaaagattcaagtttgaaCAAGCACCAGAGACCGTGAAGAAATTGGAGCATCGTGCAGTGCTTCTCATGGCACCAAAGGAAACGATCTTCGTGAAGATAAAAACGCGCTAA
- the LOC141864585 gene encoding cytochrome P450 3A2-like gives MADLKQLLQDINLATWLSALLGLLALVYWLGIRSYTSVLGHSALPAPRIWPWVGNLPDVFKYGGLHKMLLNYFYKYGRVYKMCLGRSPSIVVTDPEIIKQITVKGFWKFANRPPFVKPNPPLNSGLFIARDETWRRIRHTLTPTFTASKLKHIVPIIENASEKLKTKMQKYAETGESVDVVRLFSLFALDVIMRAAFGMENDIQMNPDPVLVEKARNVFQTPLWVRFFSMFPFWGYFSRYAKILQGIDYFLEIVKGILQERRTKGFTGSKDLVHLMLKAHEEHVDGVSKLSENEIMAQSIVFLVAGFETTGNTLTSTAYYLATNPEVQDRLIREIDELMETSADVPLYELVQKAGYMDQVISEVLRIAGPVFLIFRECEEDTIIRGIQFPKGCGVSIPSYVLHRDPGFWDNPLEFNPDNFSPEAKEKRDPFAFLPFGVGPRQCIGMRLALLEIKIGLLQVMRRFKFERAPETVEKLEHRAVIIMSPKETIYVKIKAR, from the exons ATGGCAGATCTAAAACAACTCCTCCAAGACATTAACCTTGCGACGTGGCTTTCAGCTCTCCTCGGTTTGTTAGCGCTCGTTTACTGGCTTGGTATCCGCTCCTATACCTCGGTTCTCGGTCACTCTGCTCTCCCTGCTCCAAGAATATGGCCTTGGGTTGGCAATCTTCCCGATGTCTTCAAATACGGAGGCTTGCACAAGATGCTTTTGAACTACTTCTACAAGTACGGCCGTGTTTACAAGATGTGTTTGGGTCGATCACCGTCGATTGTCGTAACCGATCCAGAGATCATCAAACAGATCACGGTGAAAGGGTTTTGGAAGTTTGCGAATCGTCCACCTTTCGTCAAACCCAATCCTCCGTTGAACTCTGGGCTCTTTATCGCGCGTGACGAGACGTGGAGGCGCATAAGACACACGTTAACGCCCACGTTTACGGCCTCGAAGCTGAAACATATCGTGCCTATCATCGAGAATGCGTCAGagaagttgaaaacaaaaatgcaaaaatatgcAGAAACAG GTGAAAGCGTCGATGTTGTCCGACTGTTCAGCTTGTTTGCCTTGGACGTCATAATGAGGGCTGCCTTCGGAATGGAGAACGACATTCAAATGAACCCTGATCCAGTGTTGGTGGAGAAAGCGAGAAACGTCTTCCAAACTCCACTGTGGGTTCGTTTCTTTTCCATGTTTCCCTTCTGGGGCTACTTCAGCAG GTACGCTAAAATTCTGCAAGGCATCGACTATTTCTTGGAGATTGTAAAGGGTATTTTGCAAGAGAGGCGCACGAAAGGCTTTACGGGTTCGAAAGACCTCGTGCACTTGATGCTAAAGGCACATGAGGAGCACGTGGACGGCGTTAGCAAATTAAGCGAGAATGAGATCATGGCGCaatctattgtttttttggtgGCCGGCTTCGAGACAACAG GCAACACCCTGACAAGCACAGCGTATTACTTGGCCACAAACCCTGAAGTTCAAGACCGACTCATCCGCGAAATCGACGAGTTGATGGAGACCAGCGCGGATGTGCCTTTGTATGAGTTGGTACAAAAAGCAGGGTACATGGACCAAGTTATCTCTGAGGTCCTACGAATCGCTGGGCCCGTATTTCTAATATTCCGAGAGTGCGAAGAGGATACCATCATCAGGGGCATCCAGTTCCCAAAGGGTTGTGGGGTTAGCATCCCGTCGTACGTCTTGCATCGAGACCCCGGCTTCTGGGACAATCCCTTGGAATTTAACCCCGATAATTTCTCCCCTGAGGCAAAAGAGAAGCGAGACCCCTTTGCATTTCTCCCATTTGGTGTTGGTCCCCGCCAATGTATTGGTATGCGTCTGGCCTTGTTGGAGATAAAGATCGGTTTGCTGCAGGTCATGCGGAGATTTAAGTTTGAACGCGCACCAGAGACCGTGGAAAAACTGGAACATCGAGCAGTGATAATCATGTCGCCAAAGGAAACAATTTACGTGAAAATTAAAGCTCGTTGA
- the LOC141864584 gene encoding cytochrome P450 3A2-like, protein MANLQQLLKNVSFSTWFAILLGLLALVYWFGIRSYNSVLGHSALPGPRIWPWVGNLPDLFKYGGFHKMLLNYFYKYGRVYKMCLGRSPSIVVTDPEIIKQITVKEFWKFPNRPLFVKPNPPLDAGLFAVRDETWRRIRNTLTPTFTASKLKQIVPIIDTASKKLTAKMQKCAETGESVDVVRQFSLFALDVIMRAAFGMENDIQMNPDPVLVEKARNVFETPLWVRVFSMFPFWGYFSRYVNFLQNIDFFGNILKGILHERRKKEFTGSKDLVQLMLKAHEENENGVSRLSEDEIMAQSITFFLAGFQTTGNTLTCTAYYLATHPEVQDRLIREIDELKEASEDVPLYDMVQKAGYMDQVICEVLRLSGPDFLLARQCEEDSTYKGIKFPKGIGVNIPTYALHRDPDLWDNPLEFNPDNFSPEAKEKRDPFAFLPFGVGPRQCIGMRLALLEIKIGLLQVMQKFKFERAPETVGKLEHQAVLIMSPKETIYVKIKARKQI, encoded by the exons ATGGCGAACCTTCAGCAACTTCTCAAAAATGTTAGCTTCTCGACGTGGTTTGCAATTCTTCTCGGCTTGTTAGCGCTCGTTTACTGGTTTGGTATCCGCTCCTATAACTCGGTTCTCGGCCATTCTGCTCTCCCTGGTCCAAGAATATGGCCTTGGGTCGGCAATCTTCCCGATCTTTTCAAATACGGAGGCTTCCACAAGATGCTATTGAACTACTTCTACAAGTATGGCCGCGTCTACAAGATGTGTTTAGGTAGATCACCGTCGATTGTCGTCACTGACCCAGAGATCATCAAACAGATCACAGTAAAAGAGTTTTGGAAGTTTCCGAACCGTCCTCTTTTTGTCAAACCCAATCCTCCGTTAGACGCTGGACTTTTTGCCGTTCGTGACGAGACGTGGAGGCGTATAAGAAACACGTTGACACCCACATTCACGGCTTCGAAGCTGAAGCAGATTGTGCCCATCATTGACACTGCATCGAAGAAGCTGACGGcgaaaatgcaaaaatgtgCAGAAACAG GTGAAAGTGTCGATGTTGTCCGACAGTTCAGCTTGTTTGCCTTGGACGTCATAATGAGGGCTGCCTTCGGAATGGAGAACGACATTCAAATGAACCCTGATCCAGTGTTGGTGGAGAAAGCGAGAAACGTCTTTGAAACCCCACTGTGGGTTCGAGTCTTTTCCATGTTTCCCTTCTGGGGTTACTTCAGCAG GTACGTTAACTTCCTGCAAAATATCGACTTCTTTGGAAATATCCTAAAAGGGATATTACATGAAAGGCGAAAGAAGGAATTCACCGGTTCAAAGGACCTGGTGCAGTTGATGCTAAAGGCACACGAGGAAAACGAGAACGGTGTTAGCAGGTTAAGCGAAGATGAGATCATGGCGCAATCTATTACCTTCTTTTTGGCTGGCTTCCAGACAACAG GCAACACCCTTACATGCACTGCGTATTACCTGGCCACGCACCCTGAGGTTCAAGACCGACTCATCCGGGAAATCGACGAGTTGAAGGAGGCCAGCGAGGATGTGCCTTTGTATGACATGGTACAAAAAGCAGGGTACATGGATCAAGTCATCTGTGAGGTCCTACGCCTGTCCGGGCCCGATTTCCTCCTTGCCCGACAGTGCGAAGAGGATAGCACCTACAAAGGCATCAAGTTTCCGAAGGGTATTGGTGTCAACATCCCTACGTACGCCTTGCACAGGGACCCGGACTTATGGGACAATCCCTTGGAATTTAACCCCGATAATTTCTCCCCTGAGGCAAAAGAGAAGCGAGACCCCTTTGCATTTCTCCCATTTGGTGTTGGTCCCCGCCAGTGTATCGGTATGCGTCTGGCCTTGTTGGAGATAAAGATCGGTTTGCTGCAAGTCATGCAGAAATTTAAGTTTGAACGCGCACCGGAGACCGTAGGGAAACTTGAACACCAGGCAGTGCTAATCATGTCCCCAAAGGAAACAATCTACGTAAAGATAAAAGCCCGTAAACAAATCTGA
- the LOC141864581 gene encoding putative beta-lactamase-like 1, producing MASVENLVLESISFQNTRTVRIWRAIAAVACVITVVVTALFIWQVLKDSPNKLCSAEQSELANGGIQTGESRSELPKFSMPCPRNPSLLPLPESIPKNLTNALNKIKELVNSTVNNTAELPAISLNIFYQDRMLLNQHFGSKEYRSGNPPDAQTVYRIGSVSKLFAVLMVYKFYEDGLIDSLDDPLSKYAPAFYIQNPFTERNITIRQIASQMSGLPREAPCFYTCVNATTSNQLAALRNRSLVLPPGTMPSYSNLGYALLGRLLSENLLENQTFEEWVIERILKPLKMTDSGFNITQKQLKNLAYPHNPNGTRMPFLDIYWAAPSGQMFSTSEDMVKFGKMFTQPSKQNLFKPASLREMMYPMNIASDGVTLWGAPWEMSMMENYLVRNKGGAIDSYLTQFAIVPELQLGLSLLISSGSFLLKRDHLNREILKILLPALNETLVEREKSSHFPLDPEPYIGEYTITELEPLTRKPNTFSANITVKQNFLLVSYHNGHKLRQFEVHYIGKTLIFQARFWQPLSSCYRQRLGRYEDLHFLPFSESRVSPGFNVPGGLLSATRAS from the coding sequence ATGGCGAGCGTTGAAAATCTCGTGCTTGAATCGATATCGTTCCAGAACACTCGAACTGTGCGGATATGGCGAGCCATCGCTGCAGTGGCGTGCGTGATTACTGTTGTTGTTACAGCACTGTTTATTTGGCAAGTCTTGAAAGATTCTCCTAACAAGCTATGCAGCGCTGAGCAAAGTGAATTAGCAAATGGGGGGATACAAACCGGCGAAAGTAGAAGTGAGTTGCCCAAGTTTTCCATGCCGTGCCCACGAAATCCCAGCCTTCTTCCGCTGCCTGAATCTATTCCAAAGAATCTTACAAATGCTCTGAATAAAATCAAGGAGCTTGTTAATTCGACTGTCAACAATACGGCTGAGCTTCCTGCCATATCCTTGAATATATTTTATCAAGATCGTATGCTGTTGAACCAGCATTTTGGAAGTAAGGAATATCGATCGGGAAATCCGCCTGACGCTCAAACGGTTTATAGAATTGGGAGTGTCTCTAAACTTTTCGCTGTGTTGATGGTATATAAATTTTACGAAGATGGCTTGATAGACTCGCTTGACGATCCTCTGAGTAAATACGCCCCGGCTTTTTACATTCAAAATCCCTTCACAGAGAGGAACATAACTATACGGCAGATTGCAAGTCAGATGTCTGGCCTGCCTCGAGAAGCCCCTTGCTTTTACACCTGTGTCAATGCAACCACATCTAATCAACTTGCGGCATTGAGAAATCGCAGTCTCGTGTTACCTCCGGGAACGATGCCTTCCTACAGTAACCTTGGTTACGCTTTACTCGGGCGACTACTTTCAGAGAACCTCTTAGAGAATCAGACCTTTGAAGAATGGGTGATAGAGCGCATCTTGAAGCCGTTGAAGATGACAGACAGCGGTTTTAACATCACACAGAAACAGCTCAAAAATCTGGCTTATCCACATAACCCCAACGGAACACGGATGCCATTTCTAGACATATATTGGGCAGCCCCCTCGGGTCAAATGTTCTCAACCTCCGAGGATATGGTTAAATTTGGAAAGATGTTCACGCAACCGTCCaaacaaaaccttttcaaacCGGCATCCCTCCGGGAGATGATGTACCCTATGAATATTGCCTCCGATGGGGTCACCTTATGGGGAGCTCCCTGGGAAATGAGCATGATGGAAAATTATTTGGTTCGGAACAAAGGAGGAGCAATCGATTCATACTTGACTCAGTTCGCAATTGTACCCGAGCTTCAACTAGGTCTGAGTTTGTTGATAAGTTCTGGTAGCTTCCTATTAAAGAGAGATCACCTGAACCGCGAAATCTTGAAAATTCTTCTACCAGCGCTGAATGAAACTCTCGTCGAACGGGAGAAGTCGTCACATTTCCCGCTCGACCCGGAACCTTACATTGGTGAGTATACGATTACCGAGTTGGAACCGTTGACAAGAAAGCCGAACACATTTTCGGCTAACATAACAGTAAAGCAAAACTTCCTCCTTGTATCATACCACAATGGTCACAAATTAAGGCAGTTTGAAGTTCATTACATTGGAAAGACACTGATATTCCAAGCTCGCTTTTGGCAGCCTTTGTCTTCTTGTTATAGACAAAGACTGGGGCGCTATGAAGATCTTCATTTTCTTCCCTTCAGTGAAAGCAGAGTATCCCCGGGATTTAACGTGCCCGGTGGACTTTTATCCGCAACCCGAGCCTCCTAA